The nucleotide sequence TAAACCTACTATCTCGGAGCCAAAATCTAAAACCCTGACTGAACTAGTCCTTCTCGTTCCCCTGTTGCGTTTTCTCTGGCGCCATTGCCTCTGCTGGATCTTGGCCCTGGGCCAACTGGCATTCGTCCTTTTCGTCGTCCGGTTGGGGCTGGGCGAACTGGAGCTTGAACCGGCCGTCCTCCCGGCGCGCCTGGAGGAGCTCCCGTGACGGTATCCTCACCTCCCGCAGCACGAGACGGCCGTCTTCCCGCTGTGGCCGGAGGTAGAGCCACGGCTGCCCGCCGGCCCCGATCAGCGAGATCGGCGGCGGGAACGCTGGCCTGGCGCTCCTCGCGCTCCCCGGCTCCGCATCACCTCCTCCGTCACGATGCTGCCACTTGCACGGCAGTGCCTGCCCGACGTCGACGCAGGCGGCGTCGTGGTCGTTGTCGTTGCCGTTGACGTCGTCGGTGAGATCGCTGAGATCGATGTCGCCGGAGCTCTCGGAGCCGAGGCCCTCGGTGCAGATGTCGAGGTGGTGCGACAGGAAGGACGACGGGGGCACCTTGGACGGTCGTGGCAGTGGGGGCGGcggaggcgccggcgccggcgtctGTTCTGCCTTCTGGACGGCGCCATCGACGTCGTCGATGAACGTGTCCGGCAGCCGAACCTGCGCCGGCCCGCCCGCCTGGTAGCTGTAGGCGCACGCCGTCGCGGCCATGCACGCCTCGCGCGCGTGGTGACTGGTGAGGCGAATTCGCCCTCGTCTTTGTGGTCTGTGTGGTGGGCTTGAGACGTCCGGAGTTATAGGGGCGAGGCGATATGGGAGCCGGGAGTGGGAGGGACTCGTGGCCGCGTCTTGGGACGCCTTGAAGAGGAGCGGTGGCGAGTGGCGGCTACGGGCGGCGCCCCTGGCCCCTGGCCCCTGCGCGCGGGGCAGCGGCCAGGCCCGTGGATTGGATGGCTGGGTTGGACACTTTCGCTCGCAGTTAGTAGATCGGATCGGCGCGGCTTTAACGTCCCGCCCTGCTGGATTCAGGGCTGGAAAATCGCGTGCACACAATAGTCGTTGGCACGACGGATCGATCCATCCGTTTGATTGAGCTGTTTCTATCTTGGGCACGGCGGCAATTTTGATTACCCTGAGATCGGCAGTGTTTCGCGCAGGTCGTCTTTGACCGGCGCCGCACGCGTTCTGCTGTGCTGCACCATGTCAAATTATATAGCAAGTGATCGTGTCACAATAAATCGCGATCTGATGTAGCGCACGCGTTACATtacacaagacaaggaagatagGGTTTGGCAGCTCATCGTTCTGAGTACGGAGTACCCAAACAAATAAGGAAAGACTAGCATATCAATGGTTGCCTATTTGGGTCAGATACAAATACAATTATTTTATAGGGAAATAAATAATAGAGAAGGCAAGACGGATCCGCATTCAGATGGCAATATGGCGTGCAGCTGACACGAGGAAATTATTAGCGATTGATTCCCCCTGTCCTGTTACTACCTGTGGTCTGTGGAGTGTAGCTAGCTGATCGATGCGGGGGCAGCCCACACAGTCAATTACCCAGACAGTATGATGTAGTGCGGGCgaaatttttagggcatgtctAGCGCCCGGACATCTAGACAGGGTTAGCGTTCGGACGTTCGCACCTATTGCGCCCGCTTCATGTGGGGTCTGTGTCGCTCCGTGTCCTGTGCCCGCACCGTGTCTCGCGGCCCGCGCACGCTTTGTGTCCCGCGCTTGCACCATGGTGCCCTCTCCACACCTATGTGCATGCAGACGGGCCCAGCAGCTGCAAATAGGTGGCTGCTATAGATGTGTGTCACACTGCAACATGTGTAACACTAGATCTACTTCtgcaatatctagatgaaacacttgcaacatacgtctgaaataccaggaaaacacgtgtgtagccattgtaGAACATATGCAAcctccagatgaaacacttgcaacatatgtgtcggtgcagaaagtgac is from Miscanthus floridulus cultivar M001 chromosome 7, ASM1932011v1, whole genome shotgun sequence and encodes:
- the LOC136463483 gene encoding protein FAF-like, chloroplastic, producing the protein MAATACAYSYQAGGPAQVRLPDTFIDDVDGAVQKAEQTPAPAPPPPPLPRPSKVPPSSFLSHHLDICTEGLGSESSGDIDLSDLTDDVNGNDNDHDAACVDVGQALPCKWQHRDGGGDAEPGSARSARPAFPPPISLIGAGGQPWLYLRPQREDGRLVLREVRIPSRELLQARREDGRFKLQFAQPQPDDEKDECQLAQGQDPAEAMAPEKTQQGNEKD